One part of the Thermococcus sp. Bubb.Bath genome encodes these proteins:
- a CDS encoding FeoA family protein, which translates to MNMVVPLIGLEPGERGVVVNIAGGSGLRSRLYAMGIAPGVIIRVLEKHQFGPVVVEAGTTRLAVGRGMAGKVLVRKV; encoded by the coding sequence ATGAACATGGTTGTACCACTAATTGGACTAGAGCCTGGGGAAAGAGGAGTCGTGGTTAACATAGCCGGTGGTTCAGGACTGAGGAGCAGGCTCTACGCTATGGGCATTGCTCCAGGGGTTATCATAAGGGTTCTTGAGAAGCACCAGTTTGGCCCCGTCGTTGTGGAGGCGGGTACCACGAGGCTGGCGGTAGGTAGGGGAATGGCAGGTAAGGTACTCGTCAGAAAGGTTTGA
- a CDS encoding MFS transporter has protein sequence MESRIEEGKGKKFNWGVILSIALVGFSMSTGWALNKGLTFKLLEVKYTNAPTIIGAILSIQGLMGLLIPPILGYYSDIHRSKRGRRVPFIFAGSMLVAVTTALIYLLYVGGVSLGVFAVLLALYYLFMYSFVAQYRSLMPDVIGSGERGKASGIITLFEWMANLLLFGTIAFLAASATKETGIKDGIKAMIQAGNFWIPFAIVIFFMVVSGVYVFLRIKEPPVPEGTPEEGLGEYLRNIIGDRDFLNFYIAQMLWWLSFEFIAVFMFGILESVLGTSDVTALGNAIMALFNLVVLVGAIVGGPLYDKIGRRKSILISGIIFEVPFIFGWFVHTQMQITALIAFAGIGWGMLMATSWPVIGDLLTKYQKEAFNGRYYGVFEATKSFPVMIAGLLGGAVVHLAGNNYRVLFPVGALFIIISLPLVWEMKHLDISSKAKEGETETMEV, from the coding sequence ATGGAATCGAGGATAGAGGAAGGAAAGGGGAAAAAGTTCAATTGGGGCGTTATCCTGAGTATAGCGCTCGTTGGTTTCAGTATGAGTACCGGCTGGGCCCTGAACAAAGGGCTCACATTCAAATTACTCGAGGTCAAATACACCAACGCACCGACTATAATCGGAGCGATTCTGTCCATTCAAGGTCTCATGGGCCTTCTCATACCCCCAATACTCGGTTATTACAGCGATATACACCGCTCCAAGAGGGGTAGGAGGGTTCCCTTCATCTTCGCAGGTTCAATGCTCGTTGCCGTGACGACCGCGCTTATATACCTGCTCTACGTTGGAGGGGTATCACTCGGCGTCTTTGCGGTGCTCCTAGCACTGTACTACCTCTTCATGTACTCCTTTGTGGCACAGTACCGCTCCCTCATGCCCGACGTTATTGGAAGCGGCGAACGCGGCAAGGCCAGCGGAATAATCACCCTTTTTGAGTGGATGGCCAACCTTCTACTCTTCGGAACCATAGCGTTCCTCGCCGCCAGTGCCACTAAAGAGACTGGCATCAAGGATGGAATAAAGGCCATGATACAGGCCGGGAACTTCTGGATACCGTTTGCAATCGTCATTTTCTTCATGGTAGTATCAGGAGTCTACGTTTTCCTCAGAATCAAAGAGCCGCCCGTGCCTGAAGGAACCCCCGAAGAGGGACTTGGAGAGTACCTCAGGAACATCATCGGCGACAGGGACTTTCTTAACTTCTACATTGCTCAGATGCTCTGGTGGTTGAGCTTTGAGTTCATTGCGGTCTTCATGTTCGGAATCCTAGAGTCCGTCCTCGGGACGAGCGACGTCACCGCCCTCGGAAACGCGATAATGGCACTGTTTAACCTCGTGGTTCTCGTGGGAGCGATAGTCGGCGGCCCGCTCTATGACAAGATAGGAAGGAGAAAGTCAATCCTTATAAGTGGAATAATCTTCGAGGTACCCTTCATCTTCGGGTGGTTCGTCCACACGCAGATGCAGATAACTGCCCTCATTGCATTCGCTGGAATCGGATGGGGAATGCTCATGGCAACCTCCTGGCCGGTCATCGGTGACCTGCTGACAAAGTACCAGAAGGAAGCCTTCAACGGCCGCTACTACGGTGTCTTCGAGGCTACCAAGTCGTTCCCAGTAATGATAGCGGGCCTTTTGGGCGGAGCCGTAGTTCACCTCGCAGGCAACAACTACCGCGTCCTCTTCCCAGTGGGGGCTCTCTTTATTATAATCTCCCTGCCCCTGGTCTGGGAAATGAAGCACCTAGACATCTCCTCTAAAGCCAAAGAGGGCGAAACGGAGACGATGGAGGTATGA
- a CDS encoding alpha/beta hydrolase: MHWLFLLIYILIILGFLLLGFLVFIAYKMAKPPRFIGDWTPKDFGFDYEDITFKTEDGLKLSGWWIDNGSDKTVIPLHGYTRSRWDDVYMKPLTEFLLKEGYNVLTFDFRAHGKSEGKYTGVGEDEIKDVKAAIAWLKKNQPEKAEKVAIIGFSMGAIVTIRSLVDVPGACCGVADSPPIYMDKTSARSLTYFANLPQWLYSLVKPFSGLFGGIPRDTISYAEKVRKPLLLIQGDKDPLIKVKEVREFYERNRKVNPDVELWITDAAHVRTLKFHPEEWKAKVGEFLRKYL, translated from the coding sequence ATGCACTGGCTCTTTCTTTTGATTTATATTTTGATCATCCTTGGTTTTCTGCTTCTAGGCTTCCTCGTCTTCATTGCATATAAGATGGCCAAACCCCCCAGGTTCATCGGGGACTGGACGCCTAAGGATTTTGGCTTCGACTACGAAGATATAACATTCAAAACGGAGGACGGCCTTAAGCTGAGCGGCTGGTGGATTGACAACGGTAGCGATAAGACGGTCATCCCCCTCCACGGCTATACGAGGAGCAGATGGGACGACGTTTACATGAAGCCCCTCACGGAGTTTCTCCTCAAAGAGGGTTATAACGTCCTCACCTTCGACTTCCGTGCCCACGGAAAGAGCGAGGGCAAGTACACTGGAGTGGGAGAGGACGAGATAAAGGACGTCAAGGCGGCAATCGCATGGCTGAAAAAGAACCAGCCCGAGAAGGCCGAGAAGGTGGCCATTATCGGCTTCTCCATGGGCGCAATCGTCACGATACGCTCGCTGGTCGATGTTCCAGGGGCCTGCTGCGGCGTTGCAGATTCCCCGCCGATCTACATGGACAAGACGAGCGCGAGAAGCTTAACCTACTTCGCCAACCTGCCTCAGTGGCTCTACTCCCTCGTCAAGCCGTTCAGCGGGCTCTTCGGAGGTATTCCAAGGGACACCATATCTTATGCGGAGAAAGTTAGAAAGCCCCTTCTCTTGATACAGGGAGACAAAGACCCCCTTATCAAGGTTAAGGAGGTTAGGGAGTTCTACGAGAGGAACAGGAAGGTTAACCCGGACGTCGAGCTCTGGATCACGGACGCGGCACACGTCAGAACCCTCAAGTTCCACCCAGAGGAGTGGAAGGCGAAGGTTGGGGAGTTCCTGAGGAAGTACCTCTGA
- a CDS encoding AIR synthase family protein codes for MLQPGKLRNEVLREVVFPNLGVEDTKVIYGPREGFDSVVLEYDADHYLIAATDPTLGVPSETFGFFTYHFTASDVAVFGAKPRWLIVDLLFPEGTPKEFLANIMGDLNDECRKYGSAIIGGHTGVYPSIGEPTATTTAIGLVKKDELKLPLAKPGDKIVVTAKVGLEFAVSAAYFKSEELSEILTKKELMRLKRSFYFETAVPDALIAKPFVRGMHDATEGGLTALHEIADNSGIGFRVYSEKLHLDPLVRKVLDFYNVSPWSVSSTGTLIAITPPENVDLLIIELIRNGILAFELGEFTGDGERVLVDGEGEVPFPEFEVDPYLTFYM; via the coding sequence GTGCTTCAACCCGGAAAGCTCAGGAATGAAGTCCTGCGCGAGGTTGTCTTCCCAAATCTGGGTGTTGAAGACACCAAGGTAATCTACGGGCCGAGAGAGGGCTTTGATTCGGTGGTTCTGGAATACGATGCGGATCACTACCTAATCGCGGCAACAGACCCCACCCTTGGCGTTCCCTCCGAGACCTTCGGCTTCTTTACCTATCACTTCACGGCGAGCGACGTTGCCGTCTTTGGGGCAAAGCCGAGATGGCTCATTGTTGACCTGCTCTTCCCGGAGGGCACTCCCAAAGAGTTCCTGGCGAATATTATGGGCGACCTAAACGACGAGTGCCGCAAATACGGTTCAGCTATCATCGGAGGCCACACCGGGGTTTATCCCTCCATAGGAGAGCCAACAGCAACCACAACTGCTATAGGACTTGTTAAGAAGGATGAACTTAAACTCCCGCTGGCGAAACCGGGGGATAAAATAGTCGTCACCGCCAAGGTCGGTCTTGAGTTCGCGGTTTCCGCCGCTTACTTTAAATCCGAGGAGCTCTCGGAAATCCTCACCAAGAAGGAGCTGATGAGGTTAAAGCGCTCGTTTTACTTTGAGACTGCCGTTCCAGACGCTTTGATAGCTAAACCATTTGTAAGGGGCATGCACGATGCTACTGAGGGTGGTTTAACGGCTCTCCATGAGATAGCGGACAATTCGGGCATTGGCTTCAGGGTTTACTCCGAGAAGCTTCATCTCGATCCGCTGGTGAGGAAGGTGCTCGACTTCTACAACGTGAGTCCATGGAGCGTCTCCTCAACCGGGACTCTGATAGCGATAACTCCGCCAGAGAACGTTGATTTACTGATTATTGAATTAATTAGAAATGGAATTCTGGCCTTTGAGCTGGGGGAGTTCACGGGGGATGGAGAGAGGGTTCTTGTTGATGGGGAAGGGGAGGTGCCTTTCCCGGAGTTTGAGGTGGATCCATACCTGACCTTCTACATGTAA
- a CDS encoding DEAD/DEAH box helicase, producing MSFENLGLSEATLVAVREKGFSNPTDIQREVIPLLLSGERDVIGQSQTGTGKTAAFALPIIEAVDPHEKSVQAIILTPTRELALQVADEIKSLRGRKRAYVYAVYGGQPIGPQIRALERGVHVVVGTPGRILDHIRRGTMDLSSVRFFVLDEADRMLDMGFQEDIEAIFRATPSEKRTLMFSATMPRDVLLLAKKYMRDPEVVIVSRDELVPGEVEQEYIEVPRGARYRTLKKIIEDDFYGIVFCQTKRETRELAENLRSDGYRAEALNGDMSQAARERTFGRFKSRRTRVLVATDVAARGLDIRNISHVVNYSIPMNAEQYIHRIGRTGRMGEKGKALTFIQPGELRRFRYIARQAGVEVEKSELSESLPASYKKSYRNEELEQEYRQRWGRRQRRSW from the coding sequence ATGAGTTTTGAAAACCTTGGCTTATCCGAGGCCACCCTAGTGGCCGTTAGAGAGAAGGGATTCTCAAATCCCACAGACATCCAGAGGGAGGTCATACCGCTTCTTCTCTCTGGTGAGAGGGACGTTATCGGTCAGTCTCAGACAGGGACTGGAAAGACTGCCGCCTTTGCACTTCCAATCATTGAGGCCGTTGACCCACATGAAAAGAGCGTTCAGGCCATAATCCTCACCCCCACGAGGGAACTAGCCCTCCAGGTGGCGGATGAAATCAAGAGCCTGCGCGGAAGGAAGAGGGCCTACGTTTACGCCGTATACGGCGGTCAGCCCATCGGCCCCCAGATAAGGGCACTTGAGCGGGGCGTTCACGTCGTTGTGGGCACACCGGGCAGGATCCTCGACCATATAAGGCGTGGTACGATGGATCTCAGCTCGGTACGCTTCTTCGTTCTGGACGAGGCGGACAGGATGCTCGACATGGGCTTTCAGGAGGACATAGAGGCGATATTCAGGGCAACCCCTTCAGAAAAGAGGACTCTCATGTTCTCGGCCACGATGCCGAGGGACGTTCTTCTGCTGGCAAAGAAGTATATGCGTGATCCAGAGGTCGTAATCGTCAGCAGGGACGAACTCGTTCCTGGCGAGGTGGAACAGGAGTACATAGAGGTTCCGAGAGGGGCAAGGTACAGGACTCTCAAGAAGATAATCGAGGATGACTTCTACGGCATAGTCTTCTGTCAGACAAAGAGGGAGACGCGCGAGCTCGCTGAGAACCTTCGGAGCGACGGATACCGTGCCGAAGCTTTAAACGGGGACATGAGCCAGGCAGCCCGCGAGAGAACTTTCGGGCGCTTTAAATCTAGAAGGACACGTGTCCTCGTGGCCACAGACGTTGCTGCCAGGGGCCTCGACATCCGGAACATCAGTCATGTTGTCAACTACTCCATCCCCATGAACGCGGAGCAGTACATCCACAGGATTGGGAGGACGGGTAGAATGGGCGAGAAGGGGAAAGCTTTGACCTTTATCCAGCCCGGTGAGCTCAGGCGCTTCCGTTACATAGCCAGGCAGGCGGGAGTTGAGGTTGAGAAGTCAGAGCTCAGTGAATCGCTCCCTGCCAGCTACAAGAAGTCCTACAGGAACGAGGAGCTGGAGCAGGAGTACAGGCAAAGGTGGGGCAGGAGACAGAGGAGAAGCTGGTGA
- the gcvPB gene encoding aminomethyl-transferring glycine dehydrogenase subunit GcvPB, translating to MFRQTKWDEPTIFELSRPGRIGYTLPKPIEDVEVEIPEKLRRKSPLNLPELSEPEVVKHYTRLSEMNYGVDSGIYPLGSCTMKYNPKINEEIASHPGVAYIHPYQDERTVQGALRIMWELEGWLKEITGMDRFTLQPAAGANGEFTGVSIIRAYHLDHGDTQRTEVIVPDSAHGTNPASSAMAGFKVIEIPSNENGTVDLEALENAVSERTAGLMLTNPNTLGIFEDEILEIAEIVHKAGGLLYYDGANLNAVLGKVRPGDMGFDVVHLNLHKTFSTPHGGGGPGSGPVGVKDFLKDYLPVPLVGYDEENDRYYLDYNVPKSIGKVKELYGNFAVMVRALTYLKIMGREGLREASEVAVLNANYITQKLRGTRGYELPGKELRKHETVFSAEPMKKETGVRALDVAKRLLDFGIHAPTIYFPLIVHEALMIEPTETVSKEELDAYVEALKKISEEAYTNPEVVTSAPHNTTVKRVDDVLAVKKPIITWKMYRELKEKGEIDY from the coding sequence ATGTTCAGACAAACAAAATGGGATGAACCAACTATTTTTGAACTATCACGTCCGGGAAGGATAGGCTACACCCTACCCAAGCCGATCGAGGACGTGGAGGTTGAGATACCCGAAAAGCTCAGGAGGAAGAGCCCGCTCAACCTTCCTGAGTTAAGCGAGCCGGAGGTTGTCAAACACTACACAAGACTGAGCGAGATGAACTACGGCGTTGACAGTGGCATCTACCCCCTTGGCTCGTGCACTATGAAGTACAACCCCAAAATCAACGAGGAAATAGCCTCCCACCCAGGTGTTGCCTACATTCATCCATATCAGGATGAGAGAACCGTTCAGGGAGCACTTAGGATAATGTGGGAGCTTGAGGGATGGCTGAAGGAGATCACTGGAATGGACCGCTTCACGCTCCAGCCGGCCGCCGGGGCCAACGGGGAGTTCACCGGCGTTTCCATAATCCGAGCTTACCACCTCGACCACGGCGACACCCAGAGGACGGAGGTGATAGTCCCGGATTCCGCCCATGGAACCAACCCGGCTTCCTCCGCCATGGCTGGATTCAAAGTCATAGAGATACCCTCCAACGAGAACGGAACGGTTGACCTTGAAGCCCTTGAGAACGCGGTGAGCGAGAGGACGGCTGGTCTGATGCTCACGAACCCTAACACCCTCGGCATCTTCGAGGACGAGATACTTGAGATAGCGGAGATCGTTCACAAAGCCGGCGGCCTGCTCTACTACGACGGTGCAAACCTCAACGCGGTCCTTGGCAAAGTGCGGCCGGGCGATATGGGCTTTGACGTTGTCCACCTCAACCTCCACAAGACGTTCTCAACCCCGCACGGTGGCGGCGGCCCTGGAAGCGGACCCGTTGGAGTGAAGGACTTCCTCAAGGACTACCTCCCGGTCCCGCTTGTGGGCTATGACGAGGAGAACGACCGCTACTACCTCGACTACAACGTGCCGAAGAGTATAGGCAAGGTCAAGGAACTCTACGGCAACTTCGCGGTCATGGTGAGGGCTCTAACTTACCTCAAGATAATGGGAAGGGAAGGCCTAAGAGAGGCCAGTGAGGTCGCGGTTCTCAACGCCAACTACATAACCCAGAAGCTCAGGGGGACAAGGGGATACGAGCTTCCGGGCAAAGAGCTGAGGAAGCACGAGACGGTATTCTCGGCCGAGCCAATGAAGAAGGAGACCGGCGTTAGGGCTCTCGACGTGGCGAAGAGGCTCCTTGACTTCGGAATACATGCACCGACCATCTACTTCCCGCTGATCGTCCATGAGGCCCTGATGATTGAGCCCACTGAGACCGTTAGCAAGGAGGAGCTCGACGCCTACGTTGAGGCACTCAAAAAGATCAGCGAGGAAGCTTACACAAATCCGGAGGTTGTTACGAGCGCACCACACAACACCACCGTGAAGAGGGTTGACGACGTCTTGGCAGTGAAGAAGCCGATAATCACCTGGAAAATGTATAGAGAGCTGAAGGAAAAGGGCGAAATCGACTACTGA
- the gcvPA gene encoding aminomethyl-transferring glycine dehydrogenase subunit GcvPA: MGKHYIPNSAHKEEMVREIGFSSIEDLFSDVPEGMAKEFNLPGRKSEYEVFTELNETLSKNKTALEMASFLGAGTYFHYVPAHVKYLVERSEFLTAYTPYQPEVSQGMLQALFEYQSLIAELVGLPIVNSSMYDWGTAMAEAALMSARVTKRNKFVVPKALSPEKKLVLKTYTAGPGLEISEVPWNERGQMDIEKLKGAVEGAAGVYVEIPNFFGLLEENVREIGEIAHDAGALFVVGVDPTILGIVEAPGELGADIVVGEAAYFGNPMNFGGPRAGIFAVRNDRKLIRQMPGRIIGMTKDADGKRGFVMTLQTREQHIRRAKATSNICSNEALVAVAAAIHLATLGPRGLKELGEIILKNTAYLKKRLHEVGEIAFDGVNFKDVPVKFEVSYDVIHERLLERNVHGGYYLGKHFPELGETALFAATETTRREWVDALVEAVEEIISDAEL, encoded by the coding sequence ATGGGCAAACACTACATCCCAAACTCGGCCCATAAAGAGGAGATGGTTAGGGAGATTGGCTTCTCCTCGATTGAAGACCTCTTCTCTGACGTCCCGGAGGGAATGGCCAAAGAGTTCAACCTCCCCGGGAGAAAAAGTGAGTATGAAGTATTCACGGAACTCAACGAGACATTAAGCAAAAACAAGACTGCCCTTGAAATGGCCAGCTTCCTTGGGGCGGGAACATACTTCCACTACGTCCCGGCCCACGTCAAATACCTCGTCGAGAGGAGTGAGTTCCTCACCGCTTACACCCCCTACCAGCCGGAGGTAAGCCAGGGCATGCTCCAGGCCCTTTTCGAGTACCAGAGCCTCATTGCGGAACTCGTTGGCCTCCCGATAGTTAACTCCTCAATGTACGACTGGGGAACGGCCATGGCGGAAGCCGCCCTGATGTCAGCTCGCGTGACGAAGAGGAATAAGTTCGTCGTTCCGAAGGCTCTAAGCCCGGAAAAGAAGCTAGTCCTCAAGACGTACACCGCCGGTCCGGGGCTTGAGATATCCGAGGTTCCCTGGAACGAGCGGGGTCAGATGGACATCGAGAAGCTCAAGGGAGCGGTTGAAGGCGCCGCCGGCGTTTACGTTGAGATACCGAACTTCTTCGGCCTTCTTGAGGAGAACGTAAGGGAAATCGGAGAGATTGCCCACGATGCAGGAGCCCTTTTCGTGGTTGGCGTTGACCCGACAATTCTTGGTATTGTGGAGGCTCCGGGGGAGCTTGGGGCGGACATCGTTGTCGGTGAAGCCGCCTACTTCGGCAACCCAATGAACTTCGGCGGTCCGAGGGCAGGAATCTTCGCGGTCAGAAACGACAGGAAGCTGATTAGGCAGATGCCCGGAAGGATAATAGGCATGACAAAGGACGCTGACGGAAAGAGGGGCTTCGTGATGACGCTCCAGACGAGGGAGCAGCACATAAGGCGCGCCAAGGCGACCTCAAACATCTGCTCCAACGAGGCCCTTGTGGCTGTCGCAGCGGCCATTCATCTCGCTACCCTCGGACCGAGGGGCCTTAAGGAACTCGGTGAGATTATCTTGAAGAACACCGCCTACCTCAAGAAGCGCCTCCATGAGGTCGGCGAGATAGCCTTCGACGGCGTGAACTTCAAGGATGTGCCAGTAAAGTTTGAGGTGTCCTACGATGTAATCCACGAACGCCTCCTCGAAAGGAACGTCCATGGCGGGTATTACCTTGGAAAGCACTTCCCTGAGCTGGGAGAGACGGCCCTCTTCGCGGCAACCGAGACAACGAGGAGAGAGTGGGTTGATGCCCTTGTTGAAGCAGTTGAAGAGATAATCAGTGACGCGGAGCTATGA
- a CDS encoding 7-cyano-7-deazaguanine synthase gives MLHLEEAVGALREFSEKSGLSRWRILLMFSGGKDSSLALYLLKEAGLNVSALTFFHRWSWRETLSWSMQFTKELGVEHYLVDITKGLLREATGRKGPVCINCKKVMLWNAKWFVLNNGFDVLAKGDNANDKIIGALLDQCQGDIRLCPLPRIGVPIFRPLIKYTAEEVEALADEVGIKPYRMYEHARRRQWREGCPLQYIDREEIVTLELMELAYKVNYEVSRVARRRKVRVSVRVPSFEVMCWNCDEETLNEINRIIEKFRGGGSASTRKAQE, from the coding sequence ATGCTGCATCTTGAGGAAGCGGTGGGCGCACTGCGAGAGTTCTCGGAGAAGAGCGGACTCTCTAGGTGGAGGATCCTCCTCATGTTCTCCGGAGGGAAGGACTCAAGTCTGGCGCTGTACCTTCTTAAAGAGGCCGGTCTCAACGTTTCAGCCCTAACCTTCTTCCACCGCTGGAGCTGGAGGGAAACGCTCAGCTGGTCTATGCAGTTCACGAAAGAACTCGGCGTTGAGCACTACCTCGTTGATATAACCAAAGGCCTCCTCCGGGAGGCAACGGGGAGGAAGGGACCGGTGTGCATCAACTGCAAGAAGGTGATGCTCTGGAACGCCAAGTGGTTCGTCCTCAACAACGGCTTCGACGTTTTAGCCAAGGGGGACAACGCGAACGACAAGATAATAGGGGCTCTCCTCGACCAGTGCCAGGGGGATATACGGCTCTGTCCCCTTCCGCGGATTGGGGTTCCCATCTTCCGGCCGCTGATAAAATACACCGCGGAGGAGGTCGAGGCCCTGGCGGACGAAGTGGGAATAAAGCCCTACCGCATGTACGAGCACGCGAGACGGAGACAGTGGCGCGAGGGTTGCCCGCTCCAGTATATTGACCGCGAGGAGATTGTAACCCTGGAGCTCATGGAGCTGGCTTATAAGGTGAACTACGAGGTGAGCAGGGTGGCGAGGAGGAGGAAGGTTCGCGTCAGCGTCCGCGTCCCGAGCTTTGAGGTGATGTGCTGGAACTGCGACGAAGAAACCTTAAACGAGATAAATAGAATAATCGAAAAGTTCAGGGGCGGTGGAAGTGCTTCAACCCGGAAAGCTCAGGAATGA
- a CDS encoding DUF4870 domain-containing protein, translated as MEKTPSSGSGKTSLCIDENVEGLLAYLGWWITGIIFLVLEKDSYFVRFHAMQSTVTFLGITVLGWIFGIIPFVGWVLANLTWLLGIILWILEMLEAYQGKLYKFPYVGDLSGQWLEKVNI; from the coding sequence ATGGAGAAGACTCCGTCCTCTGGGTCCGGGAAGACTTCCCTCTGCATTGACGAGAACGTTGAAGGATTGTTAGCGTACCTCGGTTGGTGGATTACAGGGATAATATTCCTCGTCCTTGAGAAGGACAGCTATTTCGTCCGTTTCCACGCTATGCAATCCACCGTAACCTTTTTGGGAATTACCGTCCTCGGCTGGATTTTTGGGATTATCCCGTTTGTTGGCTGGGTGCTTGCGAACCTGACGTGGCTCCTTGGGATAATCCTGTGGATTCTGGAGATGTTGGAGGCATACCAGGGGAAGCTCTACAAGTTTCCCTACGTCGGCGACCTCTCGGGGCAGTGGCTTGAGAAGGTGAACATCTGA
- a CDS encoding glycerophosphodiester phosphodiesterase family protein, with product MVLLIGHRGFRGRLENTVPAFRRALRYADGIEFDVWETGDGKIVITHDGEVGGIPVKSLTLREVLRTDRAIPTLTRVLREFRSAFMDVDVKDIDAVEGSVRLVERFGVDAVFSADKPGLVRSLQKECPDCRVGFSITGYWGALVLPSLRGIYSLHVPIDAVSYVGFRNMVAILRIAWKRGLKIFLWNYRMDELTWVPRFLPFVDGVIADNPARMRKVLLEAPTKDRGGEACGELE from the coding sequence ATGGTGCTCTTAATTGGTCACCGCGGTTTCAGAGGAAGACTTGAGAACACGGTTCCGGCGTTTCGAAGGGCGCTGAGGTACGCCGACGGGATAGAATTCGACGTCTGGGAAACGGGTGATGGGAAAATAGTCATCACCCATGACGGAGAGGTGGGAGGAATCCCCGTTAAGTCGCTCACCCTCCGGGAGGTTCTCCGGACGGATAGAGCAATCCCCACACTCACGCGGGTTCTCCGGGAGTTTAGATCTGCTTTCATGGACGTCGACGTGAAGGATATCGATGCCGTCGAGGGGTCGGTAAGGCTGGTCGAGCGCTTTGGAGTGGACGCGGTTTTCTCGGCCGACAAACCGGGACTGGTCCGCTCCCTCCAGAAGGAGTGCCCCGACTGCAGGGTTGGCTTCTCAATAACCGGGTACTGGGGAGCGCTGGTATTACCATCCCTAAGGGGTATCTACTCCCTCCACGTTCCAATAGACGCCGTTTCATACGTTGGCTTCAGGAACATGGTGGCAATTCTCAGGATTGCCTGGAAAAGGGGACTCAAGATTTTTCTCTGGAACTACAGAATGGACGAGCTCACGTGGGTTCCAAGGTTCCTTCCCTTCGTCGATGGGGTAATCGCGGATAATCCCGCCAGGATGAGGAAAGTTTTATTAGAAGCCCCTACAAAGGACCGGGGAGGTGAAGCATGTGGTGAACTGGAATAA